A part of Candidatus Electrothrix aestuarii genomic DNA contains:
- a CDS encoding biotin--[acetyl-CoA-carboxylase] ligase produces the protein MQDIRAQQLVFLDRLHTGPFSSPDIEKIFAYGAPVGATIEHHPRLERCMGRLQELVQEEEEQGRVLGAGTIVLADTLSHSSGRFDRVWHAPEGGLWLAMVWPDILLPEFTRLLPFAIGVACCRTVRQFGVDARLKWVNDVHIGRKKLAGILCSTMRSPGYDRYHLIGIGMNGNNQTFPGDLQGKATSLRAELSRKIDLTALIGCLLTELQWALGLLHYDEEQALAEGLDCEQGRESLLLAVWRDLCDTAGRRVEYGFDIEKKSMYRALAREIDLCGGLVMELEDGGTVTEYSGEIVYL, from the coding sequence GTGCAAGACATTCGTGCGCAGCAGCTGGTCTTTCTTGACCGCCTGCACACGGGCCCCTTTTCTTCCCCGGATATTGAGAAAATTTTTGCCTATGGTGCCCCGGTTGGGGCCACCATTGAGCATCATCCCCGACTTGAGCGCTGTATGGGCCGTCTACAGGAGCTGGTGCAGGAGGAGGAAGAGCAGGGGCGGGTCTTGGGCGCAGGCACGATTGTGCTTGCTGATACCCTGAGTCATTCCAGTGGTCGTTTTGACCGGGTCTGGCATGCTCCGGAAGGGGGCCTCTGGCTGGCTATGGTTTGGCCGGATATCCTGCTCCCTGAGTTCACCCGTCTCCTCCCCTTTGCTATTGGTGTGGCCTGCTGCCGAACAGTCAGGCAGTTTGGCGTTGATGCACGTCTGAAGTGGGTTAATGATGTCCATATCGGGCGGAAAAAGCTTGCTGGCATCCTCTGTTCAACCATGCGGAGTCCTGGCTATGATCGCTACCACCTGATCGGGATCGGGATGAATGGGAATAACCAGACCTTTCCCGGAGATCTTCAGGGCAAGGCCACAAGTCTGCGTGCCGAGTTATCTCGGAAAATAGATCTGACAGCTCTGATCGGCTGTTTGTTGACGGAATTGCAATGGGCGCTGGGGCTGCTCCATTATGATGAGGAGCAGGCACTAGCAGAGGGGCTGGATTGCGAGCAGGGCAGGGAATCGCTGTTACTGGCTGTCTGGCGTGATCTCTGTGATACTGCGGGGCGGCGCGTCGAGTACGGTTTTGATATAGAAAAGAAATCTATGTACCGTGCCCTTGCTCGGGAGATTGATCTCTGTGGTGGGCTGGTCATGGAGTTGGAAGATGGGGGGACCGTCACGGAATATTCCGGGGAGATTGTCTATCTCTGA
- a CDS encoding tetratricopeptide repeat protein, giving the protein MFDKTKWDKPCIVNGILTIGLIMLVTGILRHSINISKGLHDKRNPAIAVTQNNLAEFYRRQGRYDKAEPLYKDSLEISERAFGKYHPDRAITLNNLAALYYEQGRYDEAEPLYKDSLEISEQVLGKYHPYIVNILNNLAKLYRRQGRYNKIEPLYKRSLKISELAFGKNHPELASTLNSLARVYRYQGRAHEVESLYKRSLKITEKAQGKDHPSVIETLNDLEEFYIYQGRYKEVEPLYQRSLKISERTYGKEHPEVAATLNNLAKLYLHQGHYDKAAPLYKRSLDIAENTLGKDHPDIARALNNLAKVYTLQGYYSEAELLYQRALEITEDNFGKDHQNLVFTLNNLAKLYRLQGRYDEAEHLYKRSLDIRKKDLGDDHLGIAFILRNLAGLYKYLGRNEEAGALYKRTLNILERSLGKKNPKLVDNINNLARVYHNLGRYTDVESLYKRSLKISMSTDLTKDHPGLITTLNNLGELYQYWNRYEEAEALYRRALSISEQSFGKEHPDLIIILNHIAQLLSRQGEYKEAEAFYRRSLEVSEHAQGKDHPEQVTTLNNVAQLLADQGHYEEAKVLYERSLKISERAFGKDHPELATTLNNLAKLDLHQKRYGEAKALYKRCMEELHVIFPGGYHYIKNFSTMPDNDDEMNLSSDSPQAQKDTTHHHAL; this is encoded by the coding sequence ATGTTCGACAAAACAAAATGGGACAAGCCGTGTATTGTAAATGGGATACTTACCATTGGTCTCATCATGCTGGTCACAGGCATCCTCAGACATTCAATAAATATATCAAAAGGGCTTCACGACAAAAGAAACCCTGCAATCGCTGTTACGCAGAACAACTTGGCAGAATTTTATCGCCGACAGGGCCGATACGATAAAGCCGAGCCACTCTACAAAGATTCTTTAGAAATCTCCGAACGGGCCTTTGGCAAATACCACCCAGATCGGGCCATTACCCTGAATAATCTTGCTGCATTGTACTATGAACAAGGCCGCTACGATGAGGCCGAACCGCTCTACAAAGATTCTTTAGAAATCTCCGAGCAGGTCCTGGGAAAATACCACCCCTATATCGTAAACATTCTCAATAATCTGGCAAAGCTCTATCGCCGCCAAGGCCGATATAATAAAATAGAACCCCTGTACAAACGATCACTTAAAATATCTGAGCTCGCCTTTGGAAAAAATCATCCCGAGCTAGCCAGCACCTTAAATAGCCTGGCAAGGGTATATCGCTACCAGGGCCGTGCGCATGAGGTGGAATCTCTCTATAAACGTTCCCTGAAAATTACAGAAAAAGCCCAAGGTAAAGACCATCCCAGTGTTATAGAAACCCTGAATGACCTTGAAGAATTTTATATCTATCAGGGGCGATATAAAGAGGTTGAACCGCTGTATCAGCGTTCTTTGAAGATTTCAGAGCGTACCTATGGTAAGGAACACCCGGAAGTCGCTGCCACCCTGAATAATCTGGCGAAACTCTATCTCCATCAGGGGCATTATGATAAAGCTGCCCCCTTGTATAAACGCTCTCTGGATATCGCAGAGAACACCCTTGGTAAGGATCACCCTGATATTGCTCGGGCTCTTAATAATCTCGCCAAAGTATATACCCTCCAGGGCTATTATAGCGAAGCAGAGCTCTTATACCAACGTGCCTTAGAGATTACCGAAGACAATTTTGGTAAAGATCACCAGAACCTGGTCTTTACCTTGAACAATCTGGCCAAGCTTTATCGCCTTCAAGGCCGCTATGATGAGGCGGAACATCTCTATAAGCGTTCTTTGGACATCAGGAAAAAGGACCTGGGCGATGATCACCTGGGGATAGCCTTCATCCTCAGAAATCTTGCCGGGTTATATAAATATCTAGGTCGAAATGAAGAAGCAGGCGCCTTGTATAAACGGACCTTGAATATTCTGGAACGTTCTCTGGGAAAGAAAAACCCCAAGTTAGTCGACAACATAAACAACCTTGCGCGCGTATATCACAACCTGGGACGTTATACTGACGTGGAAAGCCTCTATAAACGCTCGCTGAAGATCAGCATGTCTACTGATCTCACCAAGGATCATCCCGGATTAATTACCACTCTGAATAATCTTGGTGAATTATATCAATACTGGAACAGGTACGAAGAAGCAGAAGCCCTGTATAGACGAGCCCTGAGCATTTCAGAACAAAGCTTTGGCAAAGAACATCCTGACCTCATCATTATCCTGAACCATATAGCACAATTATTATCTCGGCAGGGAGAGTATAAGGAAGCTGAAGCCTTTTATAGGCGCTCTCTGGAAGTTTCAGAGCACGCCCAGGGAAAAGATCACCCGGAACAGGTGACAACACTGAATAATGTTGCCCAATTACTTGCTGATCAGGGACACTATGAAGAGGCAAAGGTCCTGTATGAACGTTCCCTGAAGATTTCAGAACGAGCTTTTGGTAAGGACCACCCAGAACTCGCTACCACCCTGAATAATCTTGCCAAGTTAGACCTTCACCAGAAGCGCTATGGTGAAGCCAAAGCCCTCTACAAACGATGTATGGAGGAGCTCCATGTCATCTTTCCTGGTGGGTATCACTATATAAAAAATTTCAGCACTATGCCGGACAATGATGATGAGATGAATCTCTCTTCTGATTCACCCCAGGCCCAAAAAGACACTACACATCATCACGCGCTATAA
- the ppk2 gene encoding polyphosphate kinase 2 produces the protein MAKPRLDIEKEEKESLDHASSSADEQEDDPEEKLAVEHENAEEKAQPGKKKKKQKKVKENKAKTICIDGQEVRLKEFVKEYKNLVEGAPKLNKYQRKAIKRYHREEALKPYQAELIRMQKHLELNKRRMVILFEGRDAAGKGGTIRRVTRYMNEKHYRIVALGKPTEHQKTQWFFQKYVTEFPRGGEVVLFDRSWYNRAVVEPVFGFCTNEEYNDFMRGVTGFEKDLVRQGTVLVKLYFSVTKEEQARRFERRKTDPLRQWKLSEIDVQAQNRWDDFTRQKYEMLKRTHTNVAPWTIIRSNNKHEARLNAMKIILNAVPYDRGNKDLDYVPDPDVVISGAREKELMDAQLLKLGRFIG, from the coding sequence ATGGCTAAACCAAGATTGGATATTGAAAAGGAAGAAAAGGAATCTTTGGACCACGCATCATCATCTGCGGATGAGCAGGAAGACGATCCCGAAGAAAAGCTTGCGGTAGAGCATGAGAACGCAGAGGAAAAAGCGCAGCCTGGAAAGAAAAAGAAAAAACAGAAGAAAGTGAAAGAGAACAAAGCGAAAACCATTTGTATTGACGGGCAAGAAGTCCGTCTGAAAGAATTTGTAAAGGAATATAAGAATCTTGTTGAGGGGGCACCAAAGCTGAATAAATATCAACGCAAGGCCATTAAACGCTATCATAGGGAAGAAGCTCTGAAGCCCTATCAGGCCGAATTGATCAGGATGCAGAAGCATCTGGAGCTGAACAAGCGCCGCATGGTTATCCTTTTTGAGGGACGGGATGCAGCCGGTAAAGGCGGTACCATTCGGCGGGTAACCCGCTATATGAACGAAAAACATTACCGGATTGTGGCCCTTGGTAAGCCGACAGAGCATCAGAAAACCCAGTGGTTTTTTCAGAAATATGTCACCGAGTTTCCCCGTGGTGGCGAGGTAGTGCTGTTTGATCGCAGCTGGTATAATCGGGCCGTGGTGGAACCGGTTTTCGGCTTTTGTACCAACGAGGAATATAATGACTTCATGCGTGGGGTCACTGGCTTTGAGAAAGATTTGGTTCGCCAGGGAACGGTCCTGGTTAAGCTGTATTTTTCTGTAACCAAGGAAGAACAGGCCAGACGTTTTGAGCGCCGTAAGACCGACCCGTTGCGGCAGTGGAAGTTGTCAGAGATTGATGTCCAGGCCCAGAATCGCTGGGATGATTTTACCCGGCAGAAATACGAAATGCTGAAGCGCACCCATACCAACGTGGCGCCCTGGACCATTATTCGCTCCAATAATAAGCATGAGGCGCGTCTCAATGCGATGAAGATCATCCTTAATGCGGTTCCCTATGATCGGGGCAATAAGGATCTCGACTATGTGCCAGACCCTGATGTGGTGATCTCCGGGGCTCGCGAAAAGGAATTGATGGATGCCCAGCTCCTGAAACTGGGCCGCTTTATTGGGTAG
- the cmoA gene encoding carboxy-S-adenosyl-L-methionine synthase CmoA, which yields MNNDRLYSSGKVTEDFSFNDKVAEVFDDMFDRSVPHYRTVIKIIASMIRHLAKPESRICDLGCATGSTLLELSRLLPDMNLRFIGLDNAPAMLDKARRKVDMFGKSAVIEFHQQDITAPELSSALAGTDIILCNYTLQFIRPMLRQDFINRLADALPAGGMLFLSEKIISSHSLLNRTFIDLYHNFKRDQGYSELEIAAKREALENVLIPFTPEENIKLLQESGFQDVEMFFRWINFASFVALKK from the coding sequence ATGAACAACGACAGGTTATACAGCAGCGGTAAAGTAACAGAGGATTTTTCCTTTAACGATAAGGTGGCCGAGGTCTTTGACGATATGTTTGATCGCTCAGTGCCCCATTACCGCACCGTGATCAAGATCATCGCCTCCATGATCCGTCATCTGGCCAAACCGGAAAGCCGGATCTGCGATCTGGGTTGCGCCACAGGCTCCACCCTGCTGGAGCTCTCCCGCCTGTTGCCGGATATGAATCTCCGCTTTATCGGCCTGGATAATGCCCCGGCCATGCTGGACAAGGCCCGCCGCAAGGTAGACATGTTTGGCAAAAGCGCAGTGATTGAATTTCATCAGCAGGACATCACTGCCCCTGAGCTCTCCTCAGCGCTTGCAGGCACAGATATCATCCTCTGCAATTACACCCTGCAATTTATCCGCCCCATGCTCCGCCAGGATTTCATTAATCGCCTTGCAGATGCACTTCCAGCTGGAGGTATGCTCTTTCTCAGCGAAAAAATAATCAGTAGCCACAGCCTCCTCAACAGGACCTTTATTGATCTCTACCATAATTTTAAGCGAGATCAAGGCTATTCGGAGTTAGAGATCGCGGCTAAGCGGGAGGCCCTGGAAAACGTTTTGATACCCTTTACCCCGGAGGAAAATATCAAGCTCCTCCAGGAAAGTGGTTTTCAGGATGTGGAGATGTTTTTTCGTTGGATTAATTTTGCCTCGTTCGTGGCTCTGAAAAAATAG
- the elbB gene encoding isoprenoid biosynthesis glyoxalase ElbB, with protein sequence MSKKKIAVILSGCGHQDGAEIHEATLTLWAIHKNGAEYQCFAPNIMQHHVLNHINGQEMDEQRNVLIEAARIARGKVEDLALFDASTVDALVIPGGEGAAKNLCSFAFNGPACTVNKDVEQAVKGMHEAGKPIGALCIAPVLLARILGDITLTIGHDEETAAAIREMGATHAPTGVGEIAVDQQNKIVTTPCYMLDSRVDQIADGADALVQAVLGFLPA encoded by the coding sequence ATGAGTAAGAAAAAAATAGCAGTAATATTGTCCGGCTGCGGTCATCAGGATGGAGCGGAAATTCACGAGGCCACCTTAACGCTGTGGGCAATTCATAAAAATGGGGCCGAGTACCAGTGTTTTGCCCCAAACATTATGCAGCACCATGTTCTGAACCATATAAACGGTCAGGAGATGGACGAGCAACGGAATGTGCTCATCGAGGCAGCTCGTATTGCCCGGGGTAAGGTGGAGGATCTGGCCCTTTTTGATGCAAGTACTGTGGATGCCCTGGTTATTCCTGGCGGGGAAGGTGCGGCTAAGAACCTCTGTTCTTTTGCCTTTAACGGCCCAGCATGTACGGTCAATAAGGATGTGGAACAGGCAGTCAAGGGCATGCATGAGGCTGGAAAACCCATCGGAGCCCTCTGTATAGCCCCGGTTCTGCTGGCCAGGATTCTCGGCGATATCACACTGACCATAGGGCACGATGAGGAGACAGCTGCTGCAATCCGGGAGATGGGAGCTACTCATGCACCGACCGGAGTCGGAGAAATAGCGGTGGATCAGCAGAATAAGATTGTTACCACGCCTTGTTATATGCTCGATTCACGGGTTGATCAGATTGCGGATGGTGCGGACGCACTTGTCCAGGCTGTCCTGGGGTTCCTTCCAGCCTAG
- a CDS encoding DUF2786 domain-containing protein, protein MNERGKGKGRKEERCTEAVRRAWLEQLRHEFKTICFQYRVQLRSPIFELSAARQQLGCWIPEQRVIRISEELISNSSWDVVLMVLKHEMAHQVCSEVLGISQAGHGPEFQEACQLLGVPEPYNRATGDLPEILKEPSSNAPTEAGRKIIQRVNKLLALAGSENEHEAALAMQRATELLHRHNLHILHTASQEQSAACVRLTIRTGKKQVASWQRAICRILTDYFFVEVIFSSLYDAQRRDNYKTIELLGRSENVPVAEHCYYFLLQQLESLWQRNRQKWQGGNRNTRTAKNSYYLGLLHGFAQKLAEQRASQHADNLRQMSEGENMGQGEMNEALGTLCVQEDNQVQAFVGFHFPRLQTRSVRSLRIHQQPYEEALITGKKIILHQSLAEKKGQEQSLLISR, encoded by the coding sequence ATGAACGAGCGAGGTAAGGGTAAGGGGCGCAAGGAGGAACGATGTACTGAGGCGGTTCGGCGGGCCTGGCTTGAGCAATTGCGTCATGAGTTTAAGACGATCTGTTTTCAGTACAGAGTGCAGCTTCGGTCCCCAATTTTTGAGCTGTCTGCAGCCAGACAGCAGCTGGGATGCTGGATTCCTGAGCAGCGTGTCATACGAATCAGCGAAGAGCTGATAAGTAACTCATCCTGGGATGTGGTCCTGATGGTGCTGAAGCACGAGATGGCGCATCAAGTCTGTTCAGAGGTGCTTGGTATTTCCCAGGCAGGGCATGGTCCAGAGTTCCAAGAGGCCTGTCAGTTGCTCGGTGTTCCAGAACCCTATAATCGTGCCACTGGTGACCTGCCCGAGATCCTTAAAGAGCCCTCCAGCAATGCCCCGACAGAGGCAGGGCGGAAGATTATTCAGCGGGTCAATAAATTGCTGGCCCTGGCCGGGTCAGAGAATGAGCATGAGGCGGCCTTGGCTATGCAACGGGCAACAGAGCTCCTGCATCGGCATAATCTCCATATTCTGCATACAGCCTCCCAGGAGCAGAGCGCAGCCTGTGTTCGATTGACTATCAGGACCGGGAAAAAGCAGGTAGCTTCCTGGCAACGGGCTATTTGTCGTATCCTGACGGATTATTTCTTTGTCGAGGTGATTTTTTCTTCGCTTTACGATGCCCAACGCCGGGATAATTATAAGACCATAGAGCTCCTTGGGCGCTCGGAAAATGTGCCTGTGGCCGAACACTGCTATTATTTCCTGCTTCAGCAGCTGGAGAGCCTTTGGCAAAGAAATCGACAGAAGTGGCAGGGGGGAAACAGGAACACTAGAACGGCGAAAAACAGCTATTACCTTGGCCTTTTGCATGGCTTTGCTCAAAAGCTTGCCGAGCAGCGTGCAAGTCAACATGCAGATAATCTGCGCCAGATGTCCGAGGGTGAAAATATGGGGCAAGGGGAGATGAACGAAGCTCTGGGAACTCTTTGTGTGCAGGAAGATAACCAGGTACAGGCCTTTGTCGGGTTTCATTTTCCTCGCTTGCAAACCCGATCTGTTCGTTCTCTGCGCATCCATCAGCAGCCCTATGAGGAGGCGCTTATTACGGGAAAGAAAATAATCCTTCACCAGAGCCTGGCGGAAAAGAAGGGACAGGAACAAAGCCTGTTAATTTCTCGTTAG
- a CDS encoding M48 family metallopeptidase: MNPYLVFILTVLVASYFLDLVVSFLEIRSLQPELPAEFKDVYDEEKYRKSQEYTRVTTRFSLIQDTITLVVTLLFILAGGFNTVDLLARSVGWGSISTGLLFTGMVILLSFVLGLPFSLYSTFVIEERFGFNKTTVKTFFLDLLKGVLLAILIGGPLLAAVLWFFEITGTLAWIYCWLAVTLFTFILQFLAPVLIMPLFNKFTPLEDGELKEGITEYAAQQDFAIQGIYTMDGSKRSTRLNAFFTGFGRFRRIVFFDTLVEKLLPQEIIAVLAHEMGHFKQKHILKMMGLSILQTGLMFYILSLFLGNAQLFAAFGMEHISVYAGLIFFGFLYTPVSMLLSIFFHIYSRKNEYQADAWAVETTADQGEGLINGLKKLSVHNLSNLTPHPFNVFIHYSHPPVLQRIQAIRGLAQKKGGA, from the coding sequence ATGAACCCATATCTTGTTTTTATTCTCACCGTTCTTGTTGCCAGCTATTTTCTGGATCTGGTTGTTTCCTTTCTTGAGATTCGTTCTCTGCAACCTGAGTTGCCCGCTGAATTTAAGGATGTTTATGATGAGGAAAAGTACCGTAAGTCACAGGAGTATACCAGGGTAACAACCCGTTTTTCCCTGATACAGGATACGATTACCTTGGTAGTAACCCTTCTTTTTATTTTGGCAGGGGGATTTAATACCGTTGACCTTCTGGCCCGGAGTGTGGGCTGGGGATCTATCAGCACCGGCCTGCTCTTTACCGGAATGGTTATCCTGCTCTCTTTTGTGCTGGGGCTGCCATTTTCCCTCTATTCCACCTTTGTCATTGAAGAGCGATTCGGATTTAACAAAACCACGGTAAAGACCTTTTTTCTCGATTTGTTGAAAGGTGTCCTGCTGGCAATTCTTATAGGGGGACCTTTGCTTGCTGCTGTGCTCTGGTTCTTCGAAATTACCGGGACACTGGCCTGGATCTATTGCTGGCTGGCTGTGACCCTGTTCACCTTTATTCTTCAATTCCTGGCGCCAGTCCTTATTATGCCGCTGTTTAATAAGTTTACTCCCCTGGAGGATGGTGAGTTAAAGGAGGGGATTACTGAATATGCAGCGCAGCAGGATTTTGCCATCCAGGGTATTTACACTATGGACGGTTCCAAGCGCTCCACCCGGCTCAACGCCTTTTTCACCGGATTCGGGCGCTTTCGTCGCATCGTCTTTTTTGATACCCTGGTTGAGAAACTCTTGCCCCAGGAGATAATTGCTGTCCTGGCCCACGAGATGGGGCATTTTAAGCAGAAGCATATCCTGAAGATGATGGGGCTCTCTATTTTGCAAACAGGCCTCATGTTTTATATCCTTTCCCTCTTTCTCGGCAATGCACAGCTCTTTGCCGCCTTTGGTATGGAGCATATCTCGGTTTATGCGGGTTTGATCTTTTTTGGTTTTCTCTATACGCCGGTTTCCATGCTGCTTTCCATCTTTTTTCATATCTATTCCAGGAAGAATGAATACCAAGCTGATGCCTGGGCTGTGGAGACCACTGCTGATCAGGGAGAAGGCTTGATCAATGGGCTGAAAAAACTCAGTGTGCATAATCTCTCTAACCTGACCCCGCACCCCTTTAATGTCTTTATTCATTATTCCCATCCGCCGGTCTTGCAACGGATTCAGGCGATTCGAGGGCTTGCTCAGAAAAAAGGCGGAGCGTAG
- a CDS encoding ATP-binding protein, with protein sequence MQNNTSVGLKQLRLWCVAAFISWSLLITGSLGLYLKHEWQSVEFIGKKIGLTAVNKDYVYELWNAHNGGVYVPISEKNLPNPYLPDFKDRDIVTPSGKKLTLINPAHMTRQVYQLEQELYGRGGHITSLDAVRPENMPDPWEKKALLSFVQGEKDAAELIRQGEKTSMRVMMPAITRDACLKCHIRKNDHAGDIRGGISITFPIDGIVALFQKQFRTSALYHLLIYLMGVTGLLVFYVKTSKHMKKRAEIEQQLLLQTEEWQSTFDAIPDIITIQDSKMRIIRANRATYEFFQAKPEEIVGTTCYDLFRKENSFCPGCPGIRSIHDGYQHCSTIEHKLLNHFFHICSAPVLDEEGEFRYLVYIARDVTDKKKLEEELFQARKMEAIGTLAGGIAHDFNNILAAILGYTEMIQLALPKDSPLENDLNQIILAGNRASNLIKQILTFSRKKKPQKEELQINQTVHEAVTMMRSSLPTSIEIKEDIDPQSGIVLADPTNIHQIILNLFTNGFHAIGNEQGTLRISLKPVTISSERVADKPKIKAGSFVELAVQDSGLGMDESTISRIFDPYFTTKEQGAGTGLGLAVIHGIVEDSKGFIEVESTKGQGTTFRVYLPTTKQEKKEKAAEDSRAPIPRGTERILFVDDELDITRISKTLLSNLGYTVTVENQSLNALKILQEDPHAFDLLITDHTMPGLTGGDLARSALHLRPDLPIILCTGYTTALSKHEALQLGIKKYVIKPLTTRELAEIVREVLDDHM encoded by the coding sequence ATGCAGAATAATACAAGTGTCGGGCTGAAACAACTTCGCCTCTGGTGTGTGGCAGCATTCATATCCTGGTCCTTACTTATTACCGGCTCCCTTGGCCTTTACCTGAAACACGAATGGCAAAGCGTGGAGTTTATCGGCAAAAAAATAGGCCTCACTGCTGTCAACAAGGACTATGTTTACGAGTTATGGAACGCCCATAACGGCGGCGTTTATGTGCCGATCAGTGAAAAAAATCTTCCCAATCCCTATTTACCCGATTTTAAAGACAGGGATATTGTCACTCCAAGCGGAAAAAAACTCACTCTGATCAATCCTGCCCATATGACCCGCCAAGTGTATCAACTAGAGCAGGAACTCTATGGGAGAGGAGGACATATCACCAGCCTTGATGCTGTCCGACCGGAAAACATGCCGGATCCCTGGGAAAAAAAAGCGCTCCTTTCCTTTGTCCAGGGGGAAAAAGATGCCGCAGAACTGATCCGCCAAGGCGAGAAAACCTCGATGCGAGTCATGATGCCAGCAATCACCAGGGATGCCTGCCTTAAATGCCATATTCGCAAAAACGATCATGCAGGCGATATACGCGGCGGCATCAGCATCACCTTTCCCATTGACGGCATTGTCGCTCTTTTTCAAAAACAATTCAGAACAAGCGCCCTTTACCATCTCCTCATCTACCTCATGGGAGTGACCGGCCTGCTGGTCTTTTATGTCAAAACCAGCAAGCACATGAAAAAACGCGCAGAAATTGAACAACAACTCCTCCTTCAGACAGAGGAGTGGCAAAGCACCTTTGATGCCATCCCAGACATTATCACTATACAGGACAGCAAGATGCGCATCATTCGGGCGAATCGGGCGACCTATGAATTTTTCCAGGCAAAACCTGAAGAGATTGTGGGCACGACCTGTTACGACCTGTTTCGCAAGGAAAACAGTTTTTGTCCCGGCTGTCCTGGTATACGCTCTATCCATGACGGATACCAACATTGCAGCACCATAGAGCACAAACTCCTAAACCATTTCTTCCACATCTGTTCCGCCCCAGTTCTTGATGAAGAGGGAGAATTCCGGTATCTGGTATACATTGCCCGGGATGTTACAGATAAAAAGAAGCTGGAAGAGGAACTCTTTCAGGCCCGGAAAATGGAAGCCATCGGGACCCTGGCCGGAGGAATAGCCCATGATTTTAATAATATTCTTGCGGCAATCCTCGGGTACACAGAAATGATCCAGCTCGCTCTGCCCAAGGACAGTCCCTTGGAAAATGACCTTAACCAGATTATTCTTGCAGGTAATCGGGCGAGTAACCTTATCAAACAAATACTAACCTTCAGCAGAAAGAAAAAGCCGCAAAAAGAGGAACTCCAAATCAATCAAACTGTCCACGAGGCGGTAACCATGATGCGCTCTTCCTTACCGACAAGTATCGAGATCAAGGAAGATATAGATCCGCAATCTGGCATTGTTCTTGCTGATCCAACCAATATCCACCAGATCATCCTCAACCTCTTCACCAATGGATTTCACGCCATTGGCAATGAGCAAGGCACCTTAAGAATCAGCCTCAAACCGGTCACCATATCCTCGGAACGTGTTGCTGACAAGCCCAAAATAAAAGCCGGGTCCTTTGTTGAGCTGGCAGTACAGGACAGCGGCCTGGGAATGGATGAATCCACCATAAGTCGCATCTTTGACCCCTACTTCACCACCAAGGAGCAGGGAGCAGGGACCGGCCTGGGTTTAGCAGTGATCCACGGGATAGTGGAAGACAGTAAGGGATTTATCGAGGTTGAAAGCACCAAGGGACAGGGAACAACCTTTCGTGTCTACCTGCCGACCACCAAGCAGGAAAAAAAGGAAAAAGCAGCTGAGGATTCCCGCGCCCCTATCCCAAGAGGAACAGAGCGGATCCTCTTTGTTGATGATGAGTTGGACATCACCCGGATCAGCAAAACCCTGCTCAGCAATCTCGGCTACACAGTGACTGTGGAAAACCAAAGCCTGAACGCCCTAAAAATACTCCAAGAGGACCCGCATGCCTTTGATCTGCTCATAACAGATCACACCATGCCAGGCCTGACAGGGGGAGATCTTGCCCGTTCCGCCCTGCACTTACGGCCTGATCTCCCGATCATCCTTTGTACAGGTTACACCACAGCCCTTTCCAAACATGAGGCCCTGCAACTGGGGATAAAAAAATATGTTATTAAACCGCTCACCACACGGGAATTAGCGGAGATTGTCCGGGAAGTTCTTGATGATCACATGTAA